In Pseudodesulfovibrio sp. S3, one DNA window encodes the following:
- the fliR gene encoding flagellar biosynthetic protein FliR — protein MELFGFNQSDMLSYFLTLFRISTVLFLMPFFGGNSIPKPVKAALVLVLSMALWPQLSFPGSLMPTGWNIVIMFIGELILGLILGLLVNFLFAAVQLGGQIIGFQMGFAMVNVMDPITGTSNAVSAHFLYMCTMLTFLVLNGHLFLLKAVGMSFEHIPPGTLLLNPTLANDIFKFSNLMFTLAIKIAAPVMAALFLVDLSLALISRAAPQLHVLVLGFPIKITVGFFFLGFIFSIMSIYVSDYLQGLNGLFENVMRFGASVAP, from the coding sequence ATGGAACTTTTCGGATTCAACCAGAGCGACATGCTCAGCTATTTTCTGACGCTGTTTCGTATCAGCACAGTCCTTTTTCTGATGCCTTTTTTTGGAGGAAATTCCATTCCCAAACCGGTCAAGGCCGCACTGGTTCTGGTCCTATCCATGGCCCTCTGGCCCCAATTGTCTTTCCCCGGCTCCCTGATGCCTACGGGCTGGAACATCGTCATCATGTTCATAGGTGAATTGATCCTCGGCCTCATCCTCGGACTGCTCGTCAATTTTCTGTTCGCCGCCGTGCAATTGGGTGGACAGATCATCGGATTCCAAATGGGATTCGCCATGGTCAACGTGATGGACCCGATCACCGGCACAAGCAACGCGGTATCGGCTCATTTTCTTTACATGTGTACCATGCTTACCTTTCTGGTACTCAACGGGCACCTCTTCCTGCTGAAAGCCGTGGGCATGAGTTTCGAACACATTCCTCCGGGAACACTTCTTCTCAACCCGACATTGGCCAATGACATTTTCAAATTTTCCAACTTGATGTTCACTCTGGCCATCAAAATAGCCGCACCAGTCATGGCCGCGCTTTTCCTGGTGGACCTCTCCTTGGCGCTCATATCCCGAGCCGCCCCGCAATTACACGTGCTCGTTCTTGGTTTCCCCATCAAAATCACTGTGGGCTTCTTCTTTCTCGGCTTCATTTTCAGCATCATGTCAATATACGTCAGCGATTATTTGCAAGGCCTTAACGGCTTGTTTGAAAACGTTATGAGATTCGGCGCTTCCGTCGCTCCCTAA
- a CDS encoding DUF4340 domain-containing protein has product MSFPVADTHFFCAKVSLPHEAICSSPSGFVKVRRSGQAVRAFLLDLQVLMRQFNKLSCRCNDCFGMIETGFLWRMPDLKRKLYFAGIPLLVLLAGAFYWYSSLERDQVQTSRWLSSLEEVKTVHVQTAKGTYSLIASKGKQWEAQVPGISWNIAAKGVRGRVSEYLTRLEKLVPLRSFSGPAADEFIEYGLDNPGLKIILQFDKKNAQSLTIRFFPGQSGRVYGWNSESPDLVYEFDEKVFEQFSYPAIHFLDTRVFQFDEEGVNQLQLVQPFGSSWLVKRQKKGFVFTLPGYLKDEAVSDSEIRLYIHALALLRAGKLLLEPILTEKEMAALTIKIWTEGSNEPSMVEFFSIEEDPKHYLGKSSWLTVPFLLDAESVGQLAKSAFDVQERNIVTLDIGQVAKIIIDHGSKQYILKRDDSGWRVVGGEKDVPGIDMALWRFTELQFEALPLNNLSTTAVQLMRCQFRDIDGELLKKMIFYADPKLPQGQCWMKDGDGMFYPVSSRLLKDLQGMFPAGATGNKG; this is encoded by the coding sequence ATGAGTTTTCCTGTGGCGGACACGCATTTTTTTTGCGCAAAGGTCAGCTTGCCCCATGAGGCCATCTGTTCATCTCCTTCCGGTTTTGTTAAAGTGCGGCGTTCCGGTCAGGCAGTTAGAGCATTCCTGCTTGACTTGCAAGTACTCATGAGGCAATTTAACAAGCTTTCGTGCCGCTGCAACGATTGCTTTGGCATGATTGAAACCGGGTTCCTTTGGAGGATGCCTGATTTGAAACGGAAACTGTACTTCGCGGGCATACCCCTCCTCGTCCTCTTGGCCGGGGCTTTCTATTGGTACAGTTCGCTTGAGCGTGACCAGGTCCAGACATCCCGTTGGCTGTCTTCCTTGGAAGAGGTCAAGACCGTGCATGTGCAGACCGCCAAGGGAACGTATTCGCTGATTGCCTCAAAGGGGAAGCAGTGGGAAGCGCAGGTGCCCGGTATCTCCTGGAATATTGCCGCCAAGGGCGTGCGAGGCAGGGTTTCAGAGTATCTGACCCGGCTTGAAAAGTTGGTACCGCTCCGCTCCTTCAGCGGTCCGGCGGCGGATGAATTTATTGAGTACGGCCTGGACAATCCCGGGCTTAAGATCATTCTTCAGTTTGATAAAAAAAATGCACAGTCTTTGACCATTCGTTTTTTTCCCGGACAATCGGGAAGAGTGTACGGGTGGAATTCGGAAAGTCCGGATCTGGTGTACGAATTTGACGAAAAGGTTTTCGAGCAGTTCTCGTATCCGGCTATCCATTTTCTTGACACTCGCGTTTTCCAGTTTGACGAAGAGGGTGTCAATCAGTTGCAGTTGGTGCAGCCCTTTGGTTCAAGCTGGTTGGTCAAACGGCAAAAGAAGGGCTTTGTCTTTACCTTGCCGGGGTATCTAAAGGATGAGGCTGTTTCCGATTCCGAGATACGGCTCTACATCCATGCCTTGGCCTTGCTCAGGGCGGGTAAGTTGTTGTTGGAGCCGATTCTGACGGAAAAAGAGATGGCTGCTCTGACCATCAAGATATGGACGGAGGGCAGCAACGAGCCTTCTATGGTAGAGTTTTTCAGTATTGAGGAAGACCCGAAACATTATTTGGGTAAATCGTCGTGGCTGACAGTTCCGTTTCTGCTTGATGCAGAGAGTGTTGGGCAATTGGCTAAAAGTGCTTTCGACGTTCAAGAGAGAAATATTGTTACCCTTGACATAGGTCAGGTTGCCAAGATCATAATCGACCATGGCAGCAAGCAGTATATTCTCAAGCGGGATGATTCGGGTTGGCGTGTTGTCGGAGGAGAAAAGGATGTCCCGGGCATTGACATGGCGCTCTGGAGATTTACTGAATTGCAGTTTGAAGCGTTGCCGCTCAACAACCTGTCAACGACTGCTGTGCAGCTTATGCGCTGTCAGTTCCGGGACATTGATGGTGAATTGCTTAAGAAAATGATTTTTTATGCGGATCCAAAACTGCCTCAGGGGCAGTGCTGGATGAAAGATGGAGACGGTATGTTTTATCCCGTCTCCAGCCGGTTGCTGAAGGATTTGCAGGGCATGTTTCCTGCCGGTGCAACCGGGAATAAGGGATAA
- the hisF gene encoding imidazole glycerol phosphate synthase subunit HisF: protein MLSKRVIPCLDVRNGRLTKGIKFEGNVDIGDPVETAKRYYEEGADEIVFYDITASHEARGIFLDVVEKVASQIFIPFSVGGGINSVADMRDVLIAGAEKVSVNSGAVKNPDIISEGAAMFGSQCVVLGMDVKRVEKSEDIPSGFEIVIHGGRKFMGMDALEWAKTGEALGAGEICLNSIDADGVKKGYDLELTRLVSEAVTIPVIASGGAGNPQHMVDAVTQGKASAALIASIVHYGEYTIPGIKQYMAAHGVQTRSVW, encoded by the coding sequence ATGCTCAGTAAACGTGTCATCCCCTGCCTCGACGTGCGCAACGGACGCCTGACCAAGGGCATCAAGTTCGAAGGCAATGTGGACATCGGTGATCCGGTGGAAACCGCCAAACGGTATTACGAAGAAGGCGCGGACGAAATAGTCTTTTATGATATAACCGCCTCCCATGAAGCCCGTGGAATATTCCTTGATGTAGTGGAAAAAGTGGCCTCCCAGATATTCATACCCTTCTCTGTGGGCGGCGGCATCAATTCCGTGGCTGACATGCGCGACGTGCTCATTGCCGGTGCTGAAAAAGTCTCGGTCAATTCCGGCGCGGTCAAGAACCCTGATATCATCAGCGAAGGTGCGGCCATGTTCGGTTCCCAATGCGTGGTACTCGGCATGGACGTGAAACGCGTCGAGAAGTCCGAGGACATCCCCTCCGGTTTTGAGATCGTCATCCATGGCGGTCGCAAATTCATGGGCATGGACGCCCTCGAATGGGCCAAGACCGGCGAAGCGCTGGGGGCTGGAGAGATTTGCCTCAACTCCATTGATGCAGACGGCGTCAAGAAAGGCTATGATCTCGAACTGACCCGCCTCGTGTCCGAAGCCGTAACCATCCCCGTCATCGCATCAGGCGGTGCGGGCAATCCACAGCACATGGTGGACGCTGTCACTCAAGGCAAGGCAAGCGCCGCACTCATCGCCTCCATAGTGCATTACGGCGAATACACCATTCCGGGAATCAAGCAATACATGGCCGCCCACGGCGTACAAACCCGCTCGGTCTGGTAA
- a CDS encoding tRNA 2-thiocytidine biosynthesis TtcA family protein, translating into MASWGKLTFAQKKCVSATGKLMQQTNMVSEGARIGLAVSGGVDSFLMLKVMTIRQAIMPFHIELMVLHVNPGFAPESHNPLSQWCAENGISAHMELTDFGPRAHTSENRKNSPCFFCAMQRRKRLFELCRDYNLSHLAFGHNADDNVVTFFMNILQNGRVAGLSINEPFFDGNLNVIRPTMFLDKKTVITASKQWELPIWENICPSNGSTKRDEINAWLQTMWRNDKRIKNNVFNAITRQQVDLTSKKV; encoded by the coding sequence ATGGCCTCATGGGGCAAGCTGACCTTTGCGCAAAAAAAATGCGTGTCCGCCACAGGAAAACTCATGCAACAAACCAACATGGTTTCCGAAGGCGCTCGCATTGGTCTTGCCGTTTCCGGCGGCGTGGACAGTTTTCTGATGCTCAAGGTCATGACCATCCGTCAGGCCATCATGCCTTTTCATATTGAATTGATGGTTCTGCACGTCAACCCGGGTTTCGCCCCGGAATCCCACAACCCCCTATCGCAATGGTGCGCCGAAAACGGTATATCCGCCCACATGGAGCTCACCGATTTTGGTCCACGGGCGCACACCAGCGAAAACCGAAAGAACTCCCCCTGCTTCTTTTGCGCCATGCAACGGAGAAAACGCCTCTTCGAGCTATGCCGGGATTACAATCTCTCGCATCTCGCCTTTGGCCACAATGCGGATGACAATGTGGTGACTTTTTTTATGAACATCTTGCAAAACGGCCGGGTCGCCGGACTGTCAATCAACGAACCTTTTTTTGACGGCAACCTCAACGTTATCAGACCCACCATGTTTCTGGACAAGAAAACCGTCATAACGGCCTCAAAACAATGGGAACTTCCCATATGGGAAAACATCTGCCCATCCAACGGGTCTACCAAAAGAGATGAAATCAACGCGTGGCTGCAAACCATGTGGCGGAATGACAAACGAATAAAAAACAATGTATTCAACGCAATAACCCGCCAACAGGTTGACTTGACAAGTAAAAAAGTCTAG
- the rpoZ gene encoding DNA-directed RNA polymerase subunit omega, with translation MARITVEDCLEKVSNRFLITQMGIKRIKQYREGYEPLVESKNKEVVSALREIAAGKVIPAISEPEVSLDLPTSEDV, from the coding sequence ATGGCACGGATTACCGTTGAAGATTGTCTGGAAAAAGTGAGCAATCGTTTTCTTATCACCCAGATGGGCATCAAGCGCATCAAACAATACCGCGAAGGGTATGAACCTCTGGTGGAATCCAAGAACAAGGAAGTGGTCAGCGCCCTGCGTGAAATCGCTGCGGGCAAGGTTATTCCGGCAATTTCTGAGCCCGAAGTCAGCCTTGATCTTCCCACCTCTGAGGATGTGTAA
- the flhB gene encoding flagellar biosynthesis protein FlhB, whose product MIGQEDPSKTEKATKKRRDKQRKEGNVAKGQEVTKVMVLLAGVLTLRFMINFYYYQFTEIYRWTFSEAINMTVDKSMAYALFTWGIQKMALLVLPFMVTIAFIAYITLRLQVGGLWTTKPMKPKFDKLFNILSGIKKLMISPDAFIKLAKSLLQAMAVGIAPYIVLRQEINNLTPLFHANTEGIITFLLTTGYKMVCYALIPMIIIAIIDLWYERWNYEEKLKMTKDEVKDEAKQAEGDPKVKQKQRQKMMEMMTSRMFQDIPKADVVITNPTHYAIALQYDVMVAPAPLVLAKGTNKVAERIKEVARENDIPIEENKPLAQALYKQVEIGETIPEELFQAVAAILAKLEKFKKRR is encoded by the coding sequence ATGATAGGTCAGGAAGATCCAAGTAAAACCGAAAAAGCCACAAAAAAACGCCGTGACAAACAGCGTAAAGAAGGCAACGTCGCCAAAGGCCAGGAAGTCACCAAGGTAATGGTCCTGCTGGCAGGTGTTTTGACCCTTCGGTTCATGATCAATTTCTACTACTACCAATTCACGGAAATATATCGTTGGACGTTCAGCGAAGCCATTAACATGACCGTGGACAAATCCATGGCCTACGCCCTGTTCACATGGGGTATCCAAAAGATGGCCCTTCTCGTTCTGCCGTTCATGGTGACTATCGCTTTCATTGCTTATATTACATTACGACTTCAAGTTGGCGGACTCTGGACAACAAAACCGATGAAGCCAAAATTCGACAAACTTTTCAACATATTGTCTGGCATCAAAAAACTGATGATCAGCCCTGACGCCTTCATCAAGCTAGCAAAAAGTCTGCTTCAGGCCATGGCCGTCGGCATTGCCCCCTACATCGTTCTCAGACAGGAAATCAATAATCTCACGCCTCTTTTTCATGCCAATACCGAGGGCATCATCACCTTCCTTCTCACCACGGGATACAAGATGGTCTGCTATGCTCTCATTCCAATGATCATCATTGCCATTATCGACCTCTGGTATGAGCGCTGGAACTATGAAGAAAAACTCAAAATGACCAAGGACGAGGTCAAGGACGAGGCTAAACAGGCGGAAGGCGACCCGAAGGTCAAACAGAAACAACGCCAGAAGATGATGGAAATGATGACTTCAAGAATGTTTCAGGACATTCCCAAGGCAGACGTGGTCATCACCAACCCGACACACTATGCTATCGCCCTGCAATACGATGTAATGGTCGCCCCGGCACCGCTGGTGCTTGCCAAAGGAACCAACAAGGTTGCCGAGCGAATCAAAGAAGTTGCACGAGAAAACGATATACCCATCGAAGAAAACAAACCCTTGGCACAGGCTTTGTATAAACAAGTTGAAATCGGGGAAACCATCCCGGAGGAATTGTTTCAAGCCGTGGCTGCTATTCTGGCAAAGCTGGAAAAATTCAAGAAGCGACGGTAG
- a CDS encoding M23 family metallopeptidase produces the protein MLFRKYHIVVFKDKEGSCKKFQLRGWFIISLFLMTITMATGNVILWKKYAQHSRVEQGLNIAEKTVQEQKTQLLSLSQKISSLQNNLSRIRDFDSKLRVMINLDQDGNQAAAPKGGSANENFSKGYLPLYRQELLARKMHEFLRQLNVEARLEEVRQQEIMHTLRNNKNILEATPSIWPTSGWVTSGFAWRTSPFTGKREFHKGIDISAPRGTPIYAPARGTITFSGRDGSYGLSVRLKHNASLSTRFAHLHRITIKNGQVVTRGELLGYVGSTGRSTGPHLHYEVRLNGVPVNPKRYILN, from the coding sequence ATGCTTTTCCGAAAATACCATATAGTTGTCTTCAAAGACAAAGAAGGTTCCTGCAAGAAATTCCAACTACGAGGTTGGTTTATCATTTCCCTTTTCCTCATGACCATCACCATGGCGACAGGGAACGTCATTCTCTGGAAAAAATATGCGCAACACTCGCGTGTGGAACAAGGACTGAACATTGCAGAAAAAACCGTCCAAGAACAAAAAACCCAACTCCTGAGCCTCTCCCAAAAGATATCGTCTCTTCAAAACAACCTGAGCCGCATCCGCGATTTTGACTCCAAACTGCGTGTCATGATCAACCTTGACCAGGACGGCAACCAGGCTGCAGCCCCCAAGGGCGGTTCCGCCAACGAAAATTTCTCCAAAGGATACCTTCCTCTCTACCGACAGGAACTCCTGGCCCGCAAGATGCATGAATTTCTACGTCAGTTGAACGTAGAAGCTCGGCTTGAAGAAGTCCGGCAGCAAGAAATCATGCACACCCTGCGCAACAACAAGAATATCCTAGAAGCCACGCCTTCCATTTGGCCGACCTCCGGTTGGGTGACATCCGGATTCGCCTGGCGGACATCACCTTTCACCGGGAAACGCGAATTCCACAAGGGTATAGATATTTCTGCTCCCCGAGGTACTCCCATCTATGCCCCTGCCCGAGGCACCATCACCTTCTCCGGCCGCGATGGCTCCTACGGTCTGAGTGTTCGCCTGAAACACAACGCCAGCCTTTCCACCCGTTTTGCCCACCTCCACCGCATCACTATCAAGAACGGGCAGGTGGTCACCAGAGGAGAACTGCTCGGTTATGTCGGCAGTACCGGGCGCAGTACAGGCCCCCATCTCCACTACGAAGTACGGCTCAACGGTGTTCCGGTGAACCCCAAGCGGTACATACTCAACTAA
- a CDS encoding CoA-binding protein has product MLIDMKELAPLLRQVKTIAVVGAVDKPGRPVDIVGRALMDMGFNVIPVHPKRETVWGLPAYPSVNDIPVPVDMVDLFRAAQFCPEHAREALRMDPRPKIFWMQSGIVSPEARNILAGSDIHVVENHCTKVELQALGITG; this is encoded by the coding sequence ATGCTGATTGATATGAAAGAGCTAGCCCCCCTGCTTCGACAGGTCAAGACCATAGCCGTTGTCGGAGCTGTGGACAAACCTGGCCGACCTGTGGACATTGTCGGACGCGCACTCATGGACATGGGATTCAACGTCATTCCGGTGCACCCGAAACGAGAAACGGTGTGGGGACTCCCTGCATACCCGAGCGTCAACGACATCCCGGTTCCCGTGGACATGGTGGACCTGTTCCGAGCGGCCCAATTCTGCCCGGAACATGCCCGTGAAGCCCTGCGGATGGACCCGAGGCCCAAGATTTTCTGGATGCAATCAGGCATTGTCAGTCCGGAAGCCAGAAACATTCTGGCCGGAAGCGACATTCACGTGGTCGAGAATCACTGCACCAAGGTCGAACTGCAAGCTTTGGGGATCACCGGATGA
- a CDS encoding J domain-containing protein produces the protein MNLQDCLKVLKLAPGATLDEVKTSFRQLAFKYHPDLNSEPSASELFRKVNEAYVTAKGLLETNAKNGSARPEPEGPTASREQGAKAYARQQQKGASAKPEHSRSNRAKNQKYYYKEEEVLKTILSDPFAKKVFEDIYSQIRKEQPGYKGPLELKKRNLQLHWGERTLNLDFTRGIRGWFSGQMDFEQTVQYPASRLLPGRKIRITVEQTFSKGPKTIEVTLPQDFVVGRPIRLKGLGRKLGPFSGDLLLRILGK, from the coding sequence ATGAATCTCCAGGACTGTCTCAAAGTGCTCAAGCTCGCACCTGGAGCGACTCTGGACGAGGTAAAAACATCCTTCCGCCAACTTGCCTTCAAATACCACCCGGATTTGAACTCTGAGCCAAGCGCCAGCGAACTGTTCCGCAAAGTCAACGAAGCTTACGTCACGGCCAAAGGACTGCTGGAGACCAATGCCAAGAACGGGTCAGCCAGACCTGAACCGGAAGGCCCCACCGCCAGCCGGGAACAAGGAGCCAAGGCCTACGCCCGACAGCAGCAGAAGGGCGCCTCGGCCAAGCCCGAACACAGTCGATCCAATCGCGCCAAGAACCAGAAATATTATTATAAGGAAGAAGAGGTTCTCAAAACCATATTAAGCGACCCTTTTGCCAAAAAAGTGTTCGAGGACATCTACAGCCAGATCCGCAAGGAACAGCCTGGATACAAGGGGCCACTTGAACTGAAGAAACGCAATCTCCAACTCCACTGGGGAGAACGCACCCTGAATCTCGATTTCACCAGGGGCATAAGGGGATGGTTCAGTGGACAGATGGACTTCGAACAGACCGTGCAATATCCGGCCAGCCGCCTCCTGCCTGGTCGCAAAATCCGCATCACCGTCGAACAGACGTTCAGCAAGGGGCCGAAAACCATCGAAGTGACACTACCGCAAGATTTCGTGGTGGGCCGTCCCATTCGCCTCAAGGGTCTCGGACGCAAGCTCGGCCCCTTCTCGGGCGACCTGTTGTTGCGCATTCTCGGCAAGTAG
- the hisH gene encoding imidazole glycerol phosphate synthase subunit HisH: MLAIFDYKAGNQTSVRRALDHLGIPNEITNDPEKLDSATGIIFPGVGAAGQAMEELESGGLDEVIKKLIWQKKPVLGICVGCQILLDYSEENDTKALEVIPGECRLFNPSWMDYEDVSIRVPHMGWNQVELLQECELFTGIDPDADFYFVHSYYPAPKEEFIIGITRYGIDFCSVHGRQGLWAVQFHPEKSGRPGLKMLQNFHNYCQEAADAQ; this comes from the coding sequence ATGCTCGCCATATTCGATTACAAAGCAGGAAACCAGACCAGTGTCCGTCGGGCACTCGACCACCTGGGCATCCCGAATGAAATAACCAATGATCCCGAAAAGCTGGATTCGGCTACCGGTATCATCTTTCCGGGCGTAGGCGCTGCGGGTCAGGCCATGGAAGAACTTGAATCCGGTGGGCTGGACGAAGTCATCAAGAAACTCATCTGGCAGAAAAAACCGGTGCTCGGCATCTGTGTTGGTTGCCAGATTTTGCTGGACTATTCAGAAGAAAATGACACCAAGGCACTTGAAGTAATCCCGGGGGAATGCAGATTATTCAACCCGTCCTGGATGGATTATGAGGACGTCTCCATCAGAGTGCCCCACATGGGCTGGAACCAGGTCGAGCTCCTGCAGGAATGTGAACTCTTTACCGGCATTGATCCCGATGCGGACTTCTACTTTGTTCACAGCTACTACCCCGCTCCCAAGGAAGAGTTCATCATAGGCATCACCCGTTACGGCATTGATTTTTGTTCTGTCCACGGACGCCAAGGATTGTGGGCGGTCCAATTCCACCCGGAAAAGAGCGGACGCCCCGGATTGAAGATGCTGCAAAATTTCCACAACTACTGCCAGGAGGCCGCAGATGCTCAGTAA
- a CDS encoding YkgJ family cysteine cluster protein, with protein MKKPAFECRMCGHCCQGEGGIIMTLKDQKRLAEHLGISVNDLVTQYTHERGGKLHLNSGKDKYCIFFKEGCDVHPGRPDICRAWPFFRGNLVDETSWEMIQDYCPGVNPEAGHDEFVRQGRAYLRKEDLLRYDPDTSPNALISDE; from the coding sequence ATGAAGAAACCCGCTTTTGAATGCCGCATGTGCGGCCACTGCTGCCAGGGCGAAGGCGGCATCATCATGACACTCAAGGACCAAAAGAGACTGGCCGAGCACCTCGGCATATCCGTGAATGACCTTGTCACACAGTACACCCATGAGCGTGGGGGCAAACTCCATCTCAACTCCGGCAAGGACAAATACTGCATTTTTTTCAAGGAAGGATGTGACGTGCATCCGGGCCGCCCGGACATCTGCCGGGCCTGGCCCTTTTTCAGGGGCAATCTCGTCGACGAAACAAGCTGGGAAATGATTCAGGACTACTGTCCGGGCGTGAACCCTGAAGCCGGACATGACGAATTCGTCAGACAGGGACGAGCCTATTTGCGAAAGGAAGACCTTTTGCGCTATGATCCCGACACTTCTCCAAATGCGTTGATTTCTGACGAATAA
- the dnaJ gene encoding molecular chaperone DnaJ has product MSKLDYYEVLGVTRDASQDTIKSAYRKLAFKFHPDRNQDDPDAESRFKEAAEAYEILGNEEKRQSYDRFGHDGVNGNGFSGFSSNEDIFGAFSDIFGEVFGFSSGGRGGANRPRAGSDLRYNLEISFREAAKGAEVGIKIPVEVSCESCNGTGAAPGTSPETCSQCRGTGTMQQAQGFFRISVTCPQCRGAGQMITDPCDECMGRGTVIQDKDLNVRIPAGVDNNSRLRLRGEGEAGVNGGPPGDLYVVIRVTPDDTFERQGQNLIISRDISMVDAALGHRLEVPTLEGTVNLDVPSGTQSGEVFRLRGLGLPHLGSTHNGDLLVEIKVKTPSRLNSRQEELLREFAEIESGKLTTRAKDFFKKAKGKVMGE; this is encoded by the coding sequence ATGTCCAAACTCGACTATTATGAAGTCCTGGGTGTGACCAGGGATGCATCTCAGGATACGATCAAATCAGCTTACAGGAAACTCGCATTCAAGTTTCATCCTGATCGCAATCAGGATGACCCCGATGCTGAATCCAGGTTCAAGGAAGCCGCAGAAGCCTACGAAATCCTCGGAAACGAGGAAAAACGCCAGTCCTACGACCGGTTCGGTCATGACGGTGTGAACGGCAATGGTTTTTCGGGCTTTTCCAGCAACGAGGATATTTTCGGAGCCTTCAGCGACATTTTCGGTGAAGTCTTCGGGTTTTCTTCAGGAGGCCGGGGTGGGGCCAATCGTCCGCGTGCCGGGTCCGATCTGCGCTATAATCTGGAAATATCGTTCCGCGAGGCCGCCAAGGGGGCCGAGGTCGGCATCAAGATTCCCGTGGAGGTTTCCTGTGAGAGTTGCAATGGCACTGGAGCGGCTCCGGGAACTTCTCCGGAGACTTGCTCGCAGTGCCGCGGAACCGGCACCATGCAGCAGGCACAGGGCTTTTTCCGTATTTCAGTGACTTGCCCCCAATGTCGGGGAGCAGGGCAGATGATCACCGATCCCTGCGACGAGTGCATGGGGCGGGGCACCGTCATTCAGGATAAGGATTTGAACGTCCGTATTCCGGCGGGCGTGGACAACAACTCGCGCCTCAGGTTGCGGGGTGAAGGCGAGGCTGGTGTCAACGGAGGTCCTCCAGGTGATCTCTATGTCGTTATTCGGGTCACTCCGGACGATACCTTCGAGCGTCAGGGTCAGAACCTTATCATCAGTCGTGACATCTCCATGGTGGATGCCGCGCTGGGGCATCGCCTGGAAGTGCCGACCCTGGAAGGCACTGTGAATCTCGATGTTCCCAGCGGAACCCAAAGCGGCGAGGTCTTTCGATTGAGAGGATTGGGACTGCCCCATCTGGGCAGCACTCACAACGGCGACCTGCTTGTTGAGATCAAGGTCAAGACGCCCTCTCGGTTGAATAGCCGTCAGGAAGAGTTGCTCAGGGAATTCGCTGAAATCGAATCCGGTAAATTGACCACCAGAGCCAAGGACTTCTTCAAGAAGGCCAAGGGCAAAGTGATGGGAGAATAG
- the moaC gene encoding cyclic pyranopterin monophosphate synthase MoaC, with amino-acid sequence MADGFSHMDESGNARMVDVSDKNDSQRTAIVRCLVRLAPKTLMLLKENALPKGDVLTTAKIAGIQAAKRTADLIPMCHPLPISYVDIRFTVLDAESAIELESEVRTTYKTGVEMEALVGAQIAAATIYDMCKAVQKDVVIDACRLVYKSGGKSGTFRAE; translated from the coding sequence ATGGCAGATGGTTTTTCTCATATGGATGAAAGCGGAAACGCCCGTATGGTGGACGTTTCTGATAAAAATGATTCACAGCGTACGGCTATTGTCCGCTGTTTGGTCCGACTTGCGCCAAAGACATTGATGCTCCTCAAGGAAAACGCGTTGCCCAAGGGTGACGTTCTGACCACTGCGAAGATCGCTGGCATACAGGCGGCCAAGCGGACTGCCGACCTTATTCCCATGTGCCATCCGCTGCCCATCAGCTATGTCGATATTCGTTTTACGGTTCTTGATGCTGAGTCTGCCATCGAGCTTGAGTCAGAGGTTCGGACCACATACAAGACTGGAGTTGAGATGGAAGCATTGGTGGGCGCTCAGATAGCGGCTGCCACCATCTACGATATGTGCAAGGCGGTTCAGAAGGATGTCGTTATCGACGCCTGCCGTCTGGTGTACAAGTCCGGGGGCAAAAGCGGTACCTTTCGAGCCGAGTAA